TGGAATTCCGCCAGTTTACGATACCACTCAATTGCCTATATGCTTGCTATGCTATCATTATATTTTTTCTTCAAATATTTTATAACTCCACTGAAAGTCAACGGTTATGCTGTAATTACCCAAACCGGTATAAATATCCTACTCGTTTTATCTCACAGTATTTTTGTTTGGCTAATAGGATTTGAAATTTTTCTACTTGTACTAAAGGTATTAAAACGCCAATACATTTATCTTGTTCCTGTTTTTTTTAATTTAGTTATTTTTAGTGTAACCTTATTTTATTTAGCATACATACTTCGTGGAAATAAGTTTCTTGCTCTTCCGTTTCAGCCAACTTTACTGGAAATATTTGAAAAAATATTTGGGGTTCAGGATTTTGAAGTCCCTGTGTATGTATCCTGGGGCGTATTCTTGCAGCCGTTTTTTGCTCCACATCCTATTCCTTCCCTGCTGCAAAAAATCTGTGATGTTGCTCCTACAATAATTATCAAAACTGGGGGTCTAATTCTGGCGTTTGTTCTTTTTCTTTCGTTTATCTATACCTCATACCAGATAATTAAAAATTACCGCTCTTTCTCTGAAAGTTTTATTGCTATTTTCATGCTTGCTTTTATTCCCCCTTTGGTTTTTGCTTGTTATTCTTTCCTTGCCAATACAGATTTGCTATTAGTTCGTTATGTTCTCCCGTGTTATATTGCAAAATTTTGTTTTCTGTTTGTTATTTTGAGTAAATGGGAGCCTAAAAATAGTTTTTATAAAAAAATCATTATCAGTCTTATTATAATCTGGGCTTTACATCAATACTCTCTATTCCGCGTCAACAAAATTTACACCGATTGGGAAGGCTGTGTTCAGTATGTAAATTCTAATTTGACGGAGAATGATGTTATAATTTGTAATACCGATATAGATACCGCTATTTTCAAATATAACTGGAAATCAAAAATCCAGAAACCATTCCCTCTCATTTTCACCTCCGATTCTTTAGATACAACCATAGATTTCATAACTTTTTTGGTCAAAAATCTTTCTCCTTCTCATAAGGTTTGTCTTATCTATAACACCAAATGGGATTATCAATTTGAATCTTCGATAAATGAACTATGGAATAGGTATGGTCTCCGCTATACTTTTTGTGGATTTCCTTCCTGGGAAGGGCTATTATGTTATGTATTTTCCATTGATGAAAACTTAAAGGCAGAGAATAAAAATACGGTTAAATTAGGAGAAGGTTTTAAACCATCATCTGACAATTGGCTCATATCTTTAATAAAGTCCAACCTCAACAGAGAGTTTGATGAACAAGAAAAAATGATATTGTCGCGATATGCAAATTTTGGGGAGGAAACAGGTCTAACTACTCCTATCCACTTAGCTTTAGACCTCTTGAGTGTGGGTAAAAAAGAATGGGCAAGGATAATCACAAAACAGTTCCAGAATGTCAATGCCTTTATAGCCTTTTCTTATGCTCTTTCAGAACAGGAGAATAAATTGAAAGCAGATGAGATTTTCCAACACATAAGAGCACAAAATCCATACTTTGCCCGTGTTTTTTCACCGATATGGAAGGCACTCAAAGATATGGATTATCGTTCCCTTAAAGAAGTTTCAATACGATTAATCAATGATGGATATTTCCCTGCATATTTGTTCTATCATTTTGCGACACATAAAGTTGATAATACCCCATGCATCCTTCCTTTGGGGATATATCCCTTCACAATGGATAGCGAAGATAAACTTAGAAATATTCTATTAAAAGAACCCAATATCTCGAATAACAAAATCATTGAAGACCGCTATGAAGAGATTATACAACTACGCAATATATGCACTAAATCTTAATGGTATGAAAAACAAGTTTTTTAGTCTCAATCACCGAACAGAAAAAACTTTTTACTATCTTTTAATTTCCTTAATCACACTCATTTTAATATTACTTCTAAAACAAAAACCCTCGATTTGGTTTGATGAATATTTTTGGGGAATATCCTATCAAGATGCCCCCAATTTGACTACATTCCTCCAACTTGTAGGGACACAAGGACCCGAAGTGGCACCTTTATATTTGAGTATAATGTATACCGCTATTAAACTTCTTAATCTATCCCCAGAAGTTTTTAGATATTTCTCCATTATTGCAAGTATTGCAACTATTCTTTTTACTTATAAACTATTTAAAATCTTCTTTCCTCCCTTTATTAGTTTCATAATATCTCTAATTCCTGCAATTATCCCTACCTTTCTTTGGTATAGTATGTTATTAAGACCTCATGCACTGGCTTTTTCCTTTTCAATGTGCTCTTTATATTTTTTCTTTTCCATCCTAAAAAATAAAACCGATACATCTCAATCCAAATATTTTTTACTATTAACTCTTGTAAACGGATTGCTCTTACTCACCTATTATATATATGTATGGTTAGTTTTTTTTGAAATGTCTATTCTTTTCGTCTCTTTTTTTATTGAAAAATCTAAAAAAATATTCTGGGTGCTTCCTATCCACCTTTTATATGTAATTGCCATACTTCTATATCTGACCTTTTTTTCAACGCCGAGCAATATTGCTTACTCAATCCATGTTAGTCTTGAATCCCTTCTAAATTATATCTTTGGGGTTCAGGATAGAGAAGTTCCTTACTTTGTCTCCATATCACCGTGGATTTATGCTATTTTCGGAACGAATAAAATATCTTTTTCTATTGCGAAATTATGTGATACAGGTATTCCATTCTTATTAAAAGCAAGTAATCTTGCATTCATAATTATTCTACTCTTTTTCTTCTTTAAAAATTTCTTGTTCGTTTTAAAAAATAATTCTTTCCGTTTCGAGATTCCCAATATTGCCCTCTTGTGTATTGCATTTATAGTCCCCTTCTGCTTTGTTGTTTTCACTCTGATTACAAAGATTCCATTGATGATGATTCGCTTTTTACTTCCCTCACTGATTATTCGATGGGGATTATTANNNNNNNNNNTTATTATCTAAAATAATTTTTAATTGGAAACCTCATCGGTCGTTTTTTAAGGTAGTAGGAGTTTCATTCTTTATCATTTTTATTCTTCTACAATATCTGATGTATCAACAAAGCAAACCTTATACTCCCTGGGACGAATGCACAAATGCTTTGGCACAAGAGATAAGTGAAAAAGATGTAGTTATTTTGGGACCGGGAGATATTGCACCGATATTTTATTACCATTGGTGTTCAAGGTTAAAACATTCTGTGCCTATTGTGGCTGTTTCTGGTTCTTTATATTTAACTACTGACTTACTTATCTATCTTATAAAACACCTTCCGCCAGAAAGAAATATATGGGTCTTATTTAGAACCGAATTTGGGACAATGCCCCCTTTATTAAGAAAGGAATGGGAAAAACATCATCTTGTATATCACACAGTAAAAGAATTTCCTTCTTTTGAGGGTTTAATTTACTTTGGATTTTCAATTAAAGAAAACCTTGAGAATAAGACCACTCTGGATAATCCCAACACGAATTCATTACTTCCAGAAACAACGAAAGAACTTGCCCCGCACTTGAAGTCATGTCTGGAAACTAACCCTAACCCGTTAGACTTACCCATATTGTCCCGATATGATAATCCATTGGAAACACCAGAAAGAGGAACTTATATTCAATACACAATGGATTGGCTTTCCATAAATAGATACTGCTGGGCTCAAACCGTGTTAGAACCTATCTCAAATATCTCGCCCTGGGTTGAGTTTAGTTATGCACTATCTTGTTTAGATACCGACCCCATTAAAGCAGAGAAGATATTCCATAGAACTAAAAAAAGTAGTATTTTTTTCTACAATACAATGCATCCTATCTGGAATGCTATAAAAGTAAAAGACTACGGTACATTAGATAAGGAAACAAAAAAATTAATGGATTATGGATTGTGGATAGCACATTATTTTAATCACTTTGCAAAACATAAATTAGCAGGGTCTTCATGTATTTTACCGATGGGTAGTTTTCCCTACGACTGGGATGTAGAAATCGAACTTCAGAAAATTATTTTGAGAGAACCTCAACCAACAAACAATGATTTTATAGAAACAAGATACCAACAAATAATAGATATTATGAATTTCCAGATAGAACCCTAAAAATAAGTGTATTCTTCATCTACAAAAATTACAAAGAGTGCCATTTTAAAAAATAAGAAGCAAAAATATAAAAAATGGAAAGAATTGAGGAATCCTTACACCTTATAAGAAGATTGGGCTGATTTGTTTTTATCTTGATAAAAATTTTATAATAATACACCTCAAAAAAAGATTTAACTTTACACCTCTATCTTTTCCGCGGCTGTAAAAGAGAGCGTGTGTCTCGTTTTGTGTGAAGAAAAATTAAATTAAAGTAAGGAACAAACATAACCTATGGCAAGATACTTAGGTCCGAAACACAAGTTATGTCGGCGTTTGGGTTCCTGTATATGGGGAAGCCCAAAATGTCCGTCTAAAAAGCGTCCATTTAGACCGGGACAACATGGAAGAGACCCGAAAGGGAAGTTGTCCGTTTATGCTCGGCAATTGCTGGCGAAACAAAAAATTCGCATGCACTACGGTTTAATGGAACGGCAAATGTGGAAAACATTCCAGGAAGCTAAGCGTATTACAGGTGATACAGGTGTAAATCTGATGAGACTTCTGGAATGCAGGCTTGATACGGTAGTTTACCGTTTAGGCTTTGCACCGACTATTTCTTCAGCACGGCAACTCGTAACTCATTGTCATTTCCTGGTAGATGGTAAGAAAGTAAATATCCCATCTTTTACCGTAAAACCAGGAATGAAGATTACAGTGCGTGAGAAGAGCAGAAATATTCCGATGATAGCCGAAGGAGCAGAAAATCCTTATCAGGAAATCCCTCCTCATCTTTCTCGGGAAGCGAAATCCTTTGAAGGGCATGTCGTTTCCGTTCCGGCAGAAGAAAATCTTCCTTTCCTTGAAGATACTCCGGGCGTCATCGGGTTCTATTCGAGATAGTTTTTTCTGTATAATTGAATAATGCAAACGGGTCGAGTTTGGTTTCGACCCGTTTTTTTGTGAAAATTGAATACTTATGTAAAGGGTATTATAAATGAGTATAGAAATCATTGTGGGAGCAAATTGGGGCGACGAGGGAAAAGGTCGCATGGTGGATTATTTTGCCCAAGACGCTGATTTTGTTATCCGTTATCAAGGAGGAAATAATGCAGGGCATACTGTTATTAATGAATTTGGGGAATTTAAATTACATCTCATACCCTCTGGTGTTTTTAGTAAAAAGACCATTAATATATTAGGACCGGGCATGGTTCTTGACCTCCAAAGTCTGGTAGAGGAAATTGAGAGTTTTAAGAAACATGGAATAGACCCCAAAATATATATTTCGGAGCGTGCTGTTATATGTTTTCCCTACCATCGTTATGAAGATATATGGGAAGAAGAACGATTGGGTAAAAACGCGTATGGCTCTACACGAAGAGGTATTGCCCCTGTGTATGGAGACCGAACGATAAAAAAGGCTATTTTAATGGGCGACCTTTTTTATCCTGAATATTTAGAAAAGCGATTACGGCAAATTGTAGATTGGAAGTTGCAAATAGCCCAAGGCGTTTATGGGAAAGATAATCCTTTCACCTTTGAAGACATTTGGGAATGGACACAGAAATGGAGCAAGCCCTTATTACCTTATATAAAAAACACAAATGAAATATTAGAACAAGCTGTTAAGAAAGGCAAAAAGATACTTTTTGAAGCACAGTTAGGGACACTGAGAGACCTGTATTTTGGAATTTATCCTTATACAACTTCTTCCTGCACATTATCCACTTTTGCTCCTATTGGTAGTGGTCTCTTTGGCTATCCACCGGATAGGGTCATTGCTGTTGTAAAGGCTTTTTCAACCTGCGTCGGGGAAGGTCCTTTTGTAACCCTGATGGAGAAAGAAGAGGCAGACCAGTTACGCGAAATTGCTAAGGAATATGGAGCAGCAACAGGAAGACCGCGAACCATCGGTCATTTTGACGCGGTAGCAACAAAATATGGTGTAAAAGTACAGGGCGCTACCGAAATAGCCCTGACCAAATTAGACAGTCTCACAGGTAAAAAAATATTAAAGATTTGCACTCATTACAAGTTTGAAAATAAGATGTTTGATGATTTTCCAATCAATCCTATACTTGAAAAATCAGAGCCTGTTTATATTGAACTTCCGGGCTGGGATGAAGATATTTCTAAGGTGCGTCGGTTTGAAGACCTTCCCCAAAACGCCCAAAATTATGTATTAGAAATAGAAAAACGGGTTTCATGTCCCATTAAATATATTTCTGTAGGACCTGAACGCGAAGCCTTAATTGTGCGTTAATTCTATAAGAATAAATATCAAAATAAATCCCAATAGAATATTAGAAAGTTACTAATAAAAGCCTATTTTTGTATTTTGTATATCCGATTATCTTAAAAGATGGGATATAATAATATTCATTTGATATGAGTGTATCATTATTAAGATTTAAAGTTATAAGCCAGATTATTGAGCAGATAGAGAAATCTTCATGGGTGCAAATTGCAGGACCATGGGGTGTAGGGAAAAGTGTTATCCCATATCTTATTCATTCCGAACTTAACAAACCTCTTTTAGTTATTGCTTCGGATAATCATGGTGCGGAAGAAATATATGAAGATTTCATAACATTTACTTCAGAAGAAGATTGTGCCTTCTTTCCTCCCTGGGAAACATTGCCCACAGATTTTATTGACCCGGCAGAGGATATTGTTTCTGAACGCCTTCATTTGTTAACCCGAATTATCTCCGGAAAACAAGTACCGAAAATTATCGTCACATCTATCCGCTCGTTATTACAAGTAGTTCCAACACGAGAAGCACTAGAAAAACAAAGGTTACAATTAAATAAAGAACAAGAATACAATCTTGAAGACTTAACTACCTTACTTATTAATTCGGGTTACCAACGCGAAGCGAGTGTGTCTCAACATGGTGAATTTAGTCGGAGAGGGGGAATATTAGATATATTTCCGTATGCTCGAGAATTGCCCGTTCGCCTGGAATTTTTTGGTGATATTATTGAATCTATACGGGAGTTTGACCCGGAAACGCAAAAAAGTATTGCCCCTCTGGAATATGTAGATGTTATCTTAAAAACAGAAAAAGACCTGATTATTAAAAATAGTTCTTTGCAGCAAAAAAATTACCTGTTGGATTATTTATCGAGGGATACTCTAATTATTTGGGAAGAACCATTAAATATATTTAAAGAGAGTCGTAAAATTGAATCTGAATTTGGAGAGAATTTATACACCTTTACACAAGATGAAATTGCAGGCAAGTTTCGTGAATTAAAAAATATAGAAATAGCGTCTTTATCCTTACCCGAACGGTCTGCACCCCGTATTATTATCCCCATGGATTCCCTTCAAATCTGGACAAAAAATTTGAATGAATTCTGGGAGCAATTAAAGCAATGGGACATTGAACAATATCATGTGCGAATTCTTTGTAATACGCACTCAGAGCAATTACGCATGCATGAATTAATCTCAAAACAGGGGTATCGTCTTGATAAAGATTCTTTTGACCTGAAAATCGAAATGGGTAGAATTCGTCCCGGTTGTATTTATTCCGATGAAAAGTTTGTCTTATTAAGTGAAAAGGAACTATTTGGAAGGAAATTTGTTCGACGGAGAGGGCGATTTTTCCGTAAAGGAAGTCGTATCTATTCGTTAAGTGATTTAAAACCGGGGGACTATGTTGTTCATGAAATTCATGGAATAGGCAAATTCACGGGGCTTTATCGTTTAGAAAACAAATCCAGCGATTACCTTGCCGTTGTATATCGTGATGGAGATATGTTGTATATCCCTGTTACGCAATTAGACCAGATACGGAAATACATAGCCGGGGAAGATGTAACTCCTAACCTTGATAAAATAGGAGGAAAAACATGGAGCAAGACGAAAGATAAGGTACGGGAGTCTGTCAAACAATTTGCAGAGGAATTACTTAAATTATATGCCAAACGACATCATTGTAAGGGTTTCGCTTTTTCGCCAGATACGCCCTGGCAAAGGCAGATGGAAGAAGCCTTTGATTATGATGAGACACCTGACCAATATCAGGCCATTGAGGAAACCAAACGGGATATGGAAACTCCTCAACCTATGGACCGTTTGATTTGCGGAGATGTTGGCTTTGGGAAAACTGAGGTTGCAATAAGAGCAAGTTTCAAGGCAGTAATGGACGGTAAACAAGTTGCAGTTCTGGCTCCAACAACAGTACTCGTTCATCAGCATTGGCATACTTTTCAGGAACGCATGGCAGGATTCCCTATCCGTATTGAATCATTAAGCCGATTACGTACGACAAAAGAAATAAAGCAGGTTCTGGAAGGATTAATTACAGGGGAAGTGGATATCGTTATTGGCACACATCGTTTACTTTCAAAAGATGTCCAATTTAAAGATTTGGGTTTGCTTATAATTGACGAGGAACAGCGTTTTGGTGTAAGACATAAGGAACAGTTAAAAAAACTTCGGGAACATGTAGATACACTTACTTTAACAGCGACACCGATACCACGAACACTACAGTTTTGTTTATCAGGCATTCGCGATATGAGTGTTATTAACACGGCACCCAATGACCGACTACCCATTCACACCTGCATCGCTAATTATTCTCCGGAAATTATAAAAGAAGCCATTGAACGGGAATTGCGACGGGAAGGACAGGTTTATTATCTCCATAATCGTGTGCAAACTATTGAATATACGGCCATGAAAATACAACAATTAGTTCCGAATGCGCGAATAGGTATTGGGCATGGGCAGATGTCAAAAAATGAATTAGAAAAGGTAATGACTGCTTTTATTAATCGGGAAATTGATGTGTTGGTATGCACCACCATCATTGCCTCCGGGATAGATATTCCAAATGTAAACACAATTATTGTAGACCGTGCAGACCGATTTGGTTTAAGTGAACTTTATCAAATACGAGGTAGGGTTGGAAGATATAAACATCGTGCCTTTGCATACTTATTAATCCCTTCCGATAGGGCTCTTACTAAAGATGCTCAGGAACGACTAAAAGCCATTCAGGATTTTTCTACATTAGGTTCGGGTTTGCAGGTTGCATTAAAAGATTTAGAAATACGGGGCGCAGGCGATTTATTGGGACCGGAACAAAGCGGTCATATAAACGCTGTCGGTTTTGATACCTATCGTGAATTGATTGAGGAAGCCATTGCAGAAATGAAAGGGCAACCTCTTATTCGTAAAAAATTACCTCCGTTTGAAACTACTATTCAGGCGCGTATTTTGGATGACTATATCTCCAATTCCCTTGAAAAGATGCAATGGTATCAACGAATTTCCACGGCACAAACACCCGAAGAATGTGAAGACTTGATAGAGGAACTCAAAGATAGATACGGACCGATACCCATGCCCGTTGAAAATTTAGTCAAAATTATGAAATCACGCGTATTGGCTGTAGATTTGGGAGTGAAAAAATTAGTCTTAAATAAAAACTTTTTATATATTCAGTTTGATACCTATCATCCTGTTTCTACTTTACGAAAAAAATACGCATTTGAAATTTTTGGAAAAGAGATAGAAATGGGATTAGAAGAATATCCTTATTTAGAATGTTCCATTGATGATACCCCAGAAAAATATTTAAACCTTTTAATAACCTATTTAGAAAAACTTCATGATGAAGGTGTGTAAACATAGATGAATAGAACCATGAGAAATGGGAATGAAGAAAATGCCATAAATAATATAGAAATTAGTCGTAAATAAGAAACACAGGGAAAGATTTTTTATCTTTCCCTGTGTTCTTTCCAATAACTTAATACATAAAGAGCATATCTCAAAGGATATTTAGATATGTATCTTAAATGTCAAAATACAACATAAATTCATAGGGATGGGGTCTTAAATTAACGGCTTCAACTTCACGAACACGCTTGTATTCTATCCATGTTTTCAAGACATCTTCAGTAAATACATCTCCTTTGGTAAGGAATTCATGGTCTTTAGATAACGCATTCAGGGCTTCGGCAAGACTTCCGGGAACTTGCGGGATAAGTGCTTTTTCTTCAGGAGGAAGGTCATACAAGTCTTTATCCATAGGCTCACCGGGGTCAATTTTATTCTGAATACCATCCAGACCTGCCATTAAAAGAGCCGCAAATGCCATGTAGGGGTTGCAGGATGGGTCGGGCACACGAAATTCAATCCGCTTCGCTTTGGGACTGGGCGAATACATAGGAATACGACAGCAAGCACTCCGATTACGAGCAGAGTAAGCAATATTTACAGGTGCTTCATATCCAGGAACTAATCGTTTGTAACTATTCGTTGTCGGATTTGTAATAGCGACAAGTGCATGGGCATGTTTTAACAGACCGCCAATAAACCAGATTGCCTCTTGACTTAATCCAGCGTATTTATTTCCTGCAAAAATAGGTTTTCCGCCTTTCCATAATGAAATATGACAATGCATACCGGAGCCATTATCACTAAATAAAGGTTTTGGCATGAAGGTTACAGTCTTACCATTTTTCTTAGCCACATTTTTAATAATGTATTTATAAAGAGTTAATTGGTCTGCCATCTGTGTCAGGGGAGCATAACGCATATCAATTTTAGCCTGGCCACCTGTAGCAACTTCATGATGATGACATTCCACATTAATCCCACAATCTAACATTAATTTAACCATCTCACTGCGGATATTATATGTTTCATCTGAAGGCGGTATCGGGAAATACCCTTCTTTATAACGAAGTTTATAACCTAAATTTGGTTTTTCATCCCTACCACTATTCCATATACCCTCATTACTATCAATAAAATAATATCCACTATTGGGTGTCTGGTCAAAACGAATATCATCGAAAATAAAGAATTCTGCCTCAGGTCCTATATAGCATGTATCTGCAAGACCTGTGGATAGCAGGTAATTTTCTGCTTTTTGGGCAATATTTCGTGGGTCACGGGTATAACGCTCTTTTGTAATGGGGTCTAAAATATTGCAATATAACACTAATGTAGGAATATTTGAAAATGGGTCAACAAATGCTGTGCGTGGGTCGGGTAATACAAGCATATCGCTTTCATGGATACTTTGCCAGCCCCGAATACTTGAACCATCAAATCCTATCCCGGATTCAAACACTTCCTCATTTATTTCGGATACAGGGAAAGTAAAATGTTGTTGCAATCCAGGAAAGTCCATGAAACGAAGGTCAACAAAGACTATATTTTTTTCTTTAATCATTTTTAATACATCTTTGGGGGTTAAATCTTTATACATAATTTTTCTCCTTAGTATTGTTTTTTTATTGTTAAGAGACGACTATATCTCCTGTTTCGCCTGTTCTTATTCTAATGGCTTCCTCTACCGGCATAATAAAAATTTTCCCATCTCCGATACGACCTGTGGAAGCCGATTTTAATATCGCTTTTACTACTGTTTCTACCATTTCATCTACAACCACCACCTCAATCTTAATTTTAGGAAGGAATTCTACAACATATTCTGCACCACGATATAATTCTTTATGACCATGTTGTCTGCCAAAACCTTTGACTTCGGACACAGTCAAACCTTTGCACCCAATTTCTGCAAGTGCTTCTTTTACTTCTTCTAACTTAAATGGTTTGATGATTGCTTCGATTTTTTTCATCTATCAATACCTCATTTTATTAAATCTATAGTTCAGGTAAAATATGAACCCTATTATAACAAATTAAAATCTTTTATTTATTGTTTCTTATAAAGCAATATAAATGCCAAGGTTCGTTAAATACGCCATTTTTACAAAAAATACCAACAAATATGCGTTTTTTACTTCTATTTATAGAGTTAGAAACAAATTTTAGAATAAACAATATACATAAATGTATTATCTATAATTCTTAAAATACATAAATGTAAGATTTTTTTGTGAAGGATATTTAATTATTAGGAAAATAGCGAAAAATATATTTGACATTCAAATAAAAAAAGTGATAGATTATATATTGATATTATAATGTGATATTTTTTTTATATATAAGTGATATTCATTAATTAATTTTTTGTATTACCTGCCTATTGATTTCTCGTTTTGAATAATGTAGGAGGTTTTGACTTATTTGACTTATTTAAGGAGGAGATTTTTATGCCGACTTATACTTATGAATGTGTAAAATGCGGTCATCGTTTTGATTATTTTCATTCGATTACAGCAAATCCTAAAGTTGTATGTGAAAAATGTAAAGGGAAATGTGAGCGTTTGATTGGTAATGGAGCAGGGATAATCTTCAAAGGAAGTGGTTTTTACGAGACGGATTATAAGAAAAAAGGTAGCAATGGCAACGGTTCTCACAAAACAAGTACAAGCACAAGTTCCAATAATGGAAATGGAAAAACTTCAACAGAGACTAAAACAAGCAATAAGGAAACTACTTCAACATCAAAAACTTCATAACAAAATAATGCCCACATAGTAATAATTTTTGGTGCATTCTTTTTAGAATGCACCAAAAATTGTTTTATAATTACATTTTCTAATTTCTGAAACTATTTAAAGGGAAAAGACTATGACCAACGAAGAAGTAAAACAATTAGCTGACCAATATCTTATAAACACTTATGGTTCTCGGAATCTTACCTTAGTGCGGGGTAAAGGGACCCATGTATGGGATGCAGACGGTAAAGAGTATATCGATTTGTTTTCAGGAATTGCCGTTTGTAATTTAGGACATTGTCATCCTGCGGTTACGCAAACTATTACTGAACAAGCAAACAAATTGTTGCATGTGTCCAATTTATACAACATAGAACCGCAAGTTTTATTAGCGAAAAAGTTAAGTGAATGTTGTTTTGCTAAAAAATGGTTCTTTTGTAATGGTGGAGCAGAAGCCAATGAAGCAGGGATAAAAATTGTGCGGCGTTACTGGACTATTAAGGGAATGTATAAACCTCATATTATTACTGCAGAACAGTCTTTTCATGGTCGAACTTTAGCTACCATTACAGCGACGGGACAGCCTAAATATCATAAAGGATTTGAACCCATGATGCCAGGATTTAGTTATGTCCCTTATAATGACCCTTCTGCATTGGAAAAGGCTATCACGAAAGAAACCGGTGCTGTATTATTAGAACCTATTCAAGGTGAAGGGGGTATTCGGCTCCCTTCTCCCAACTACTTAAAAGAAGTCCGTGAGATTTGTAATCAACACAATATTTTGTTGATTTTTGACGAGGTTCAAACGGGATTAGGCAGAACAGGATATTTATTTGCCCATCAGGGATATGGTGTAGAACCGGACATTATCACTTTAGCCAAAGGACTGGCAAATGGGGTGCCTATTGGTGCAATGGGTTGTACAGAAGAGGTAGCACAAGGTTTTAGCCCCGGCTCTCATGCGTGCACTTTTGGGGGTAATCCTTTAAGCACAGCAACCGCCTTAACGGTTATGAATGAACTAACCCAACCCGGATTTCTGGATAAAGTTCAAAAATTAGGGAATTACTTTATCGATGAACTTCAAGAACTTGCGAAATCCCATAGCAAAATCAAAGAGGTTCGTGGACGAGGGTTAATGATTGGGATGGAATTTGATGAACCCGTATCTCCTCTTATAAGTCAATTATTATCACAAGGTATAATATGTGGTTCTGCAGGACCTAATGTGTTGAGGTTTCTGCCCCCATTAATTATAGAAAAAGATGAATTAACAGTAGCATTAAAAGCACTACAAAAAGCATTAGGAGTTCTGGGATGGTAAAAGACTTTCTTTCCTTTCTCGATTTCTCTACCGAAGAAATTCACAAGATATTAAATCTTGCCCATGAATTAAAAATCTTGCAGAAGAAGGGTCTCCCCCATCGTTGGTTACGGAGCAAAACACAAGCCATGATTTT
The nucleotide sequence above comes from Candidatus Hydrogenedens sp.. Encoded proteins:
- a CDS encoding glycosyltransferase family 39 protein; the protein is MKRLYNYAIYALNLNGMKNKFFSLNHRTEKTFYYLLISLITLILILLLKQKPSIWFDEYFWGISYQDAPNLTTFLQLVGTQGPEVAPLYLSIMYTAIKLLNLSPEVFRYFSIIASIATILFTYKLFKIFFPPFISFIISLIPAIIPTFLWYSMLLRPHALAFSFSMCSLYFFFSILKNKTDTSQSKYFLLLTLVNGLLLLTYYIYVWLVFFEMSILFVSFFIEKSKKIFWVLPIHLLYVIAILLYLTFFSTPSNIAYSIHVSLESLLNYIFGVQDREVPYFVSISPWIYAIFGTNKISFSIAKLCDTGIPFLLKASNLAFIIILLFFFFKNFLFVLKNNSFRFEIPNIALLCIAFIVPFCFVVFTLITKIPLMMIRFLLPSLIIRWGLL
- the rpsD gene encoding 30S ribosomal protein S4, with the protein product MARYLGPKHKLCRRLGSCIWGSPKCPSKKRPFRPGQHGRDPKGKLSVYARQLLAKQKIRMHYGLMERQMWKTFQEAKRITGDTGVNLMRLLECRLDTVVYRLGFAPTISSARQLVTHCHFLVDGKKVNIPSFTVKPGMKITVREKSRNIPMIAEGAENPYQEIPPHLSREAKSFEGHVVSVPAEENLPFLEDTPGVIGFYSR
- a CDS encoding adenylosuccinate synthase, which codes for MSIEIIVGANWGDEGKGRMVDYFAQDADFVIRYQGGNNAGHTVINEFGEFKLHLIPSGVFSKKTINILGPGMVLDLQSLVEEIESFKKHGIDPKIYISERAVICFPYHRYEDIWEEERLGKNAYGSTRRGIAPVYGDRTIKKAILMGDLFYPEYLEKRLRQIVDWKLQIAQGVYGKDNPFTFEDIWEWTQKWSKPLLPYIKNTNEILEQAVKKGKKILFEAQLGTLRDLYFGIYPYTTSSCTLSTFAPIGSGLFGYPPDRVIAVVKAFSTCVGEGPFVTLMEKEEADQLREIAKEYGAATGRPRTIGHFDAVATKYGVKVQGATEIALTKLDSLTGKKILKICTHYKFENKMFDDFPINPILEKSEPVYIELPGWDEDISKVRRFEDLPQNAQNYVLEIEKRVSCPIKYISVGPEREALIVR